TCGATGGTAGAAAGCGGCGTCCCCCAGCGGAGCGCCTTTTTGCTGGGTATGAACCCGCAGAAGAGTCCTGCAATAAAGCCGTAGGCGTGCCCTAGGATGTCGGCGTTTTCACCGAGCCCGAGGAAGACTGCAAGTGATGCGGCACCGCAGAGCGGCGCGAATCTGCGAAGCAGACCGTGCGTTTCCTTGGGCATGAGCCTGAACTCAATTACCGAGAGGCAGCCGATTGCGGCAAATACAAAAGTGGAAAATCCGAGCGAACGGAAGTTTGTCTGCACTGTCAAGGAAACGCACAGGTTCGCGATTGCGGATGCAATCACGATGAACGGCGCAAGCCTCAGTAGAGGAATGCGGAACGTAATCATGTTCATCACGATGTAGCCGCACAAAAGGTTTGATGCGAGGTGCCGTACGTCGCCGTGCAAGGTTTGCGCCGTGAAGCTTCGCCACCATTCGCCCTTAAGGACTTTACTAGCGTCAGAAATCCCGCGAGTGTGAAAATTTACTTTGTCTGTAAAATCGATAAGGGTGACTATCGTAGGCGCGAGTAAAACCCATAGGGGCTGCAAGCTAAAGCTTAAAGGCAGGGGAGGGTTTTCTTCTTTGGGCGGATTCTCTTTGCGGTAAAGCGCCAGTTGCAGCCGAGCGCGGTCTTCGTGTTCGGGCAGAATGAAAATTTGGAAGGGACCTTCTTCGGAACGGATCAGTCGATGTGAAATTCCTTGCGATAGAAGAACCAGGCTGTCGTCGCGGATTTGGCGGAAGGTTCCTTCGGAAGCGCATACGGTTTCTGGGTACTGCGGTTCTTCTGGATTTTCGCTGTCGTTTGCGGTGTCGGGCGCCGTTTGCTGTGGCGTCGGAGTGATTTGCAAGCCTTCTTTGGGAATGTCCGAAGGAGAGCGCATGTAACGGGGGCGCAAAGGCGACATGAATCGTGGCATGGGACCTCCTAAAGGACTGCGGCAGACGTCATGGCGAATTTGCCAGTGGCGGTTTCACATTCGGCACGCAAGTAGGCAAAGTCGTCGGCGTTCACGGTGATGTCTGTTTTAGAAGGCGGTAAGACGAGGCTTTCCATGCAAATGCTTTCTTGTGCGGCGAGTTTTCCGCTGCTGTTGCGGCGTCTGCCGTAAATGCGAATGTAGCGGAAGGCTCCGCCAAAGTCCTGGGTGTTGCGGGCGTGGAAGGTGATTTTCTTTTCGCCGCGTTCCCACCAGAGTGCCGGACCATCGGTGATGTAGCAGTTGTCGCCCGCAAAAGCCTCGTTGAGCGTTTCAAGGGAGAGATTCTTTTTAGATCCTTCGACTCCGACCTGACGGTCTTCTCCACAAAGTGGATAACAGCCACTAAGGGACTCCGTCCCAAGTGTTGTATAGCTCAGGATGACACTTGGGGGCAATTTCACGACTGTGCGGACTTTCCCGAATACGTGTGCGCGGCTATGTTTCAGCGATACTAGCGGAATGCTGACGGCAGTTGTGTCGTTTAAATCGCCGTGGGCGTCGTTTCCGCCGATGGGCAACAGGTAATTCCCTTTGCCGAGTTCTTCGATCCACCATTCGCGTCCGAGTTTAAAGCCTTCATCGCGGATTCCGTTCCAGAACTGGATTCCGCGAATCTTGTGGGAGGCGTCCAAGTTTAAATCTTTGTGATTCCAGTAACCGCGACGGAAGATGAACTTTTCGAGGTATCCCATCGGCTGCATGGGGTGGGCCGCAAAGCAATGCGCTTCGGTCATTTCCAGTAGCTTCGGAATTTTAAAAGTCGGTTTATTGTCGAGCCAATTGCGTCCGCAGTCGCCGAGACCGGGCAAGTAACCGTTGGGTCCGAGTACGGTCATATGCACGTTTTCGCCCTTGGAATTGCCTGCAGAAACTTCTTCGCCGGCAACCATCAGGGGCATGTCGGTCGCTTTATTCAGTTCACGGATTTCTTCACGGAGGGCGTCGAAGCGGGTGAGCGGAGAGTCCGCTTCTTTGGTGTAGTCTTCGGTGGTGTAGGCAAAGTCGTAGGCGTGATCTGTGCAACTGACAAAATCAAGGCCGACGGCTTGGGCCGCCTGTTGCATGACTTGAGGCGTGGCGCCGTGTTCTACGTGGTCTGCCGAGTAATGTGTGTGGCAATGCATTTCGCCGGCCACAAAACCTGGTGCTTTAGGCGGTTCTTCTGCAAGCACCTGAATTTTGAGGGGAACAGACTTGAGCCCGGGATGATTCCACCGTTCAAAAACTTTTGTCTTGTCTAAATCGGCTCCACTGTTGGAATCGATTCGTCTTGCGTAAATCTTGCACCGGATTTCGTAGCAGCCGGCAGGGAGTGTGTCTAAATGGATCTGGTAAAAACAGAATTGCTCTGTCGCACGGTATTGCAAATCCAGGGATCTTTCAGGGATGGCCTTTGCATCGGCATCAGTTCCCTGGATGTTGATTTCCATCTTTTCGATTAGAGTCGGAAACCGATGGGCGTCTCGCACCACAATCCACAGCATGGGCTTTACGCCGGGAACAAACTGAAAGGGTGCATCTACTAGAATTTCGGGCCAGGGCTTGTACAGCAACGACCACGGAAGCTTGAACTTAAAATGCGTTTCGGCGTAATGCAACTTCTCGCCTGGAATAAAACTCATTATTCCTCCGAGGATTTTTTGTCATCATCGTCGTCGTCATTATCATCATTAACTTCTATAGGTTCGGGTTCGTTCCAGAGCCCAAAACCAATGCGCACCTGCATCGTGAGTCCACCGATGTTCCATTTGGCCTTCTTTTCGGGGCCGTCGGGAACAATGCTAGAGAATTTCTTGTTCGATTCGACCTTGATGCTGCTGAATCCGACATCTCCGTAAATGTTGAAGTTCTTCCAGTTTGCGATCAGGTAGCCGACGCTTACGCCAAAGCCTGCTCCCAACAGGGGCGTTTTAGCTTCCATCCTGCCCCAGGTGGAGTAAATTTCTGTGCCGGGCAGCACCCAGTACCAGCGCACGGCGATGCTAAAGAGGCTTTCGCCCGAAAGCGTCATGAGGTTCTTGGGAATGCCTAGACGGTATTCCAAGAAGAACGGCATGCCTTGAATGGTATAGCTGTAATTGTGGGTGCGGTTCTTTCGGTCGGTAAGCACGACGGATTCGTTGTCGTAAATAAAACTGACGCCAGCGCTGACGAAATTGTCACGAAAAATCTGGTACTGCAACCCGGCTGTAATGGGGAAGCAGAAGTTTACCTTTTGAAAGTCCTGCTTGGCGACACTCAGGGATTCGCTTTCGGTGAGGGCGTCTTCCCTAAAGCTGCGGTAAAGCGTGTCGATGGCGTTCTGGAAATATTCACGTTCCGGAAAG
Above is a window of Fibrobacter sp. UWT2 DNA encoding:
- a CDS encoding rhomboid family intramembrane serine protease, which produces MPRFMSPLRPRYMRSPSDIPKEGLQITPTPQQTAPDTANDSENPEEPQYPETVCASEGTFRQIRDDSLVLLSQGISHRLIRSEEGPFQIFILPEHEDRARLQLALYRKENPPKEENPPLPLSFSLQPLWVLLAPTIVTLIDFTDKVNFHTRGISDASKVLKGEWWRSFTAQTLHGDVRHLASNLLCGYIVMNMITFRIPLLRLAPFIVIASAIANLCVSLTVQTNFRSLGFSTFVFAAIGCLSVIEFRLMPKETHGLLRRFAPLCGAASLAVFLGLGENADILGHAYGFIAGLFCGFIPSKKALRWGTPLSTIDGIGLLLYYAFYIVAWKLAMA
- a CDS encoding PHP domain-containing protein, with protein sequence MSFIPGEKLHYAETHFKFKLPWSLLYKPWPEILVDAPFQFVPGVKPMLWIVVRDAHRFPTLIEKMEINIQGTDADAKAIPERSLDLQYRATEQFCFYQIHLDTLPAGCYEIRCKIYARRIDSNSGADLDKTKVFERWNHPGLKSVPLKIQVLAEEPPKAPGFVAGEMHCHTHYSADHVEHGATPQVMQQAAQAVGLDFVSCTDHAYDFAYTTEDYTKEADSPLTRFDALREEIRELNKATDMPLMVAGEEVSAGNSKGENVHMTVLGPNGYLPGLGDCGRNWLDNKPTFKIPKLLEMTEAHCFAAHPMQPMGYLEKFIFRRGYWNHKDLNLDASHKIRGIQFWNGIRDEGFKLGREWWIEELGKGNYLLPIGGNDAHGDLNDTTAVSIPLVSLKHSRAHVFGKVRTVVKLPPSVILSYTTLGTESLSGCYPLCGEDRQVGVEGSKKNLSLETLNEAFAGDNCYITDGPALWWERGEKKITFHARNTQDFGGAFRYIRIYGRRRNSSGKLAAQESICMESLVLPPSKTDITVNADDFAYLRAECETATGKFAMTSAAVL